In the genome of Kitasatospora cineracea, one region contains:
- the uvrC gene encoding excinuclease ABC subunit UvrC: protein MADPSTYRPAPGAIPLSPGVYKFRDAHGRVIYVGKAKSLRQRLSSYFQDLAHLHPRTATMVTTAASVEWTVVSTEVEALQLEYSWIKEFDPRFNVKYRDDKSYPELAVTLDEEYPRVQVMRGAHKKGVRYFGPYGHAWAIRETVDLMLRVFPVRTCSNGVFKRAQQVGRPCLLGYIGKCAAPCVGRVSAEEHRELAEEFCDFMAGRTGNHLRRLEQQMQQAAAEMEYEKAARLRDDLGALQRAMEKNAVVLGDGTDADLLAVAEDELEAAVQIFHVRGGRVRGQRGWVTDKVEDVDTAGLVEHALQQLYGEGSEQVPREVLVPALPGEAVHEWLSALRGAQVDLRVPQRGDKKDLMETVQRNAQQALALHKTKRASDLTTRSRALQEIADALELDSVPLRIECFDISHLQGEDVVASMVVFEDGLARKSEYRRFQIRTFEGQDDVRSMHEVITRRFRRYLQEREQTGEWAVPEQEPAEGEEALTDENGRPKRFAYPPQLLVVDGGQPQVAAAVRALDGLGIDDVAVCGLAKRLEEVWLPGQDDPVVLPRSSEGLYLLQRVRDEAHRFAITYQRAKRAKRLTAGELDSVPGLGETRRRALLKHFGSLKKLRAATVDELCEVPGVGRRTAETVAAALASRTPAAFAVNTATGEIIEDSTATAVPRSGEET, encoded by the coding sequence ATGGCTGACCCGTCCACCTACCGCCCCGCACCGGGGGCGATCCCGCTCTCGCCCGGGGTGTACAAGTTCCGCGACGCGCACGGCCGGGTCATCTACGTGGGGAAGGCGAAGAGCCTGCGCCAGCGGCTCTCCTCGTACTTCCAGGACCTGGCGCACCTGCACCCGCGCACCGCGACGATGGTCACCACCGCGGCGTCCGTGGAGTGGACGGTGGTCTCCACCGAGGTCGAGGCGCTGCAGCTGGAGTACTCCTGGATCAAGGAGTTCGACCCGCGGTTCAACGTCAAGTACCGGGACGACAAGAGCTATCCGGAGCTGGCGGTCACCCTCGACGAGGAGTACCCCCGGGTCCAGGTGATGCGCGGGGCGCACAAGAAGGGCGTGCGCTACTTCGGCCCGTACGGGCACGCCTGGGCGATCCGCGAGACGGTCGACCTGATGCTCCGGGTCTTCCCGGTCCGCACCTGCTCCAACGGCGTCTTCAAGCGGGCCCAACAGGTCGGCCGCCCCTGCCTGTTGGGGTACATCGGCAAGTGCGCGGCGCCCTGCGTGGGCCGGGTGTCCGCCGAGGAGCACCGCGAACTCGCCGAGGAGTTCTGCGACTTCATGGCCGGCCGGACGGGCAACCACCTGCGCCGGCTCGAGCAGCAGATGCAGCAGGCCGCCGCCGAGATGGAGTACGAGAAGGCCGCCCGGCTGCGCGACGACCTGGGCGCGCTGCAGCGCGCGATGGAGAAGAACGCGGTCGTCCTGGGCGACGGCACCGACGCCGACCTGCTGGCCGTCGCCGAGGACGAACTCGAGGCGGCCGTGCAGATCTTCCACGTCCGCGGCGGCCGGGTCCGCGGCCAGCGCGGCTGGGTCACCGACAAGGTCGAGGACGTGGACACCGCCGGCCTGGTCGAGCACGCCCTCCAGCAGCTGTACGGCGAGGGCAGCGAGCAGGTCCCGCGCGAGGTGCTGGTGCCCGCGCTGCCCGGGGAGGCCGTGCACGAGTGGCTGTCCGCCCTGCGCGGCGCCCAGGTCGACCTGCGCGTCCCCCAGCGCGGCGACAAGAAGGACCTGATGGAGACGGTCCAGCGCAACGCCCAGCAGGCGCTGGCCCTGCACAAGACCAAGCGCGCCTCCGACCTCACCACCCGCAGCCGGGCCCTCCAGGAGATCGCCGACGCCCTGGAGCTGGACTCGGTGCCGCTGCGCATCGAGTGCTTCGACATCTCGCACCTCCAGGGCGAGGACGTGGTGGCCTCCATGGTGGTGTTCGAGGACGGCCTGGCCCGCAAGAGCGAGTACCGGCGCTTCCAGATCAGGACGTTCGAGGGCCAGGACGACGTCCGCTCGATGCACGAGGTGATCACCCGCCGGTTCCGCCGCTACCTCCAGGAGCGCGAGCAGACCGGCGAGTGGGCGGTGCCGGAGCAGGAGCCCGCCGAGGGCGAGGAGGCGCTGACCGACGAGAACGGCCGCCCCAAGCGCTTCGCCTACCCGCCGCAGCTGCTGGTGGTCGACGGCGGACAGCCGCAGGTCGCCGCCGCCGTCCGGGCGCTGGACGGGCTGGGCATCGACGACGTCGCGGTGTGCGGGCTGGCCAAGCGGCTAGAGGAGGTCTGGCTGCCCGGCCAGGACGACCCGGTGGTGCTGCCGCGCTCCAGCGAGGGCCTGTACCTGCTGCAGCGGGTGCGCGACGAGGCGCACCGCTTCGCCATCACCTACCAGCGGGCCAAGCGCGCCAAGCGGCTCACGGCGGGGGAACTGGACTCCGTCCCCGGGCTGGGCGAGACTCGCCGCCGGGCCCTGCTCAAGCACTTCGGTTCGCTGAAGAAACTGCGCGCGGCGACCGTCGACGAACTGTGCGAAGTGCCCGGGGTCGGGCGCCGCACCGCCGAGACTGTTGCCGCAGCCTTGGCCTCCCGTACACCCGCCGCATTCGCGGTCAACACCGCGACCGGCGAGATCATCGAAGACAGCACGGCCACAGCAGTACCGAGAAGCGGGGAAGAGACGTGA
- a CDS encoding Rieske (2Fe-2S) protein, translating to MPEPTASRRTVLCCAAVALAGATAAGCSSSGGGKDEAKSTTGPVDLGAAADVPVGGGKVYREQGVVVTQPTAGEYKAFSAKCTHAGCLVNGVVKEQIQCLCHGSRFGIADGAVQDGPAPKPLPTYQVAVQNGNLQVTKS from the coding sequence ATGCCCGAGCCCACCGCCTCCCGCCGTACCGTCCTGTGCTGCGCGGCCGTCGCGCTGGCCGGTGCCACGGCCGCCGGGTGCTCCTCCTCCGGTGGAGGCAAGGACGAGGCGAAGTCGACGACCGGCCCGGTCGACCTCGGCGCCGCCGCGGACGTCCCGGTCGGCGGCGGGAAGGTCTACCGGGAGCAGGGCGTCGTGGTGACGCAGCCGACGGCGGGGGAGTACAAGGCGTTCAGCGCGAAGTGCACGCACGCGGGATGCCTGGTCAACGGCGTGGTCAAGGAGCAGATCCAGTGCCTGTGCCACGGCAGCCGGTTCGGCATCGCCGACGGCGCCGTCCAGGACGGCCCGGCGCCGAAGCCGCTGCCCACCTACCAGGTGGCGGTCCAGAACGGGAACCTCCAGGTCACCAAGAGCTGA
- the uvrA gene encoding excinuclease ABC subunit UvrA, whose product MADRLVVRGAREHNLKNVSLDLPRDSLIVFTGLSGSGKSSLAFDTIFAEGQRRYVESLSSYARQFLGQMDKPDVDFIEGLSPAVSIDQKSTNRNPRSTVGTITEVYDYLRLLFARIGKPHCPHCGRPIARQSPQAIVDKVLELPEGTRFQVLSPVVRERKGEFVDLFADLQSKGYARARVDGQTVQLTEPPVLKKQEKHTIEVVIDRLTVKSSAKRRLTDSVETALKLAGGMVVLDFVDLAEDDPEREKMFSEHLYCPYDDASFEELEPRSFSFNSPFGACPDCSGLGNRMEVDPELLVPDEEKSLDEGAIHPWSQGATKEYFQRLVNALAGELGFRTDLPWAGLPVRAKKALLYGHKTQVEVRYRNRYGRDRSYTTAFEGVVPFVTRRHSESESDAGRERFEGYMREVPCPTCKGTRLKPVVLAVTVMDRSIAEVSAMSISDCADFLGELRLDRRDKQIAERVLKEVLERLRFLVDVGLDYLSLNRAAGTLSGGEAQRIRLATQIGSGLVGVLYVLDEPSIGLHQRDNHRLIETLVRLRDIGNTLIVVEHDEDTIKTADWIVDIGPGAGEHGGKVVHSGSLKELLANEESLTGQYLSGKRAIPIPAARRPRDKKRQLVVHGAREHNLKDVTVAFPLGTFTAVTGVSGSGKSTLVNDILYAHLARELNGARSVPGRHTRITGTDLVDKVVHVDQSPIGRTPRSNPATYTGVFDHVRKLFAETQEAKVRGYLPGRFSFNVKGGRCENCSGDGTIKIEMNFLPDVYVPCEVCHGDRYNRETLEVHYKGKSIAEVLNMPIEEALDFFEAVPAIARHLKTLKEVGLGYVRLGQPATTLSGGEAQRVKLSAELQKRSTGRTVYVLDEPTTGLHFEDISKLIKVLEGLVDKGNTVIVIEHNLDVIKTADWLVDMGPEGGSGGGSVVVEGTPEEVAAATASHTGKFLRDILPGVSDAAPAAKRRKK is encoded by the coding sequence GTGGCAGACCGCCTCGTCGTCCGTGGTGCACGCGAGCACAACCTCAAGAACGTCTCGCTCGACCTGCCCCGGGACTCCCTCATCGTCTTCACGGGCCTCTCCGGGTCCGGCAAGTCCTCCCTCGCCTTCGACACGATCTTCGCGGAGGGCCAGCGGCGCTACGTCGAGTCGCTCTCCTCGTACGCCCGGCAGTTCCTCGGCCAGATGGACAAGCCGGACGTGGACTTCATCGAGGGCCTCTCCCCGGCCGTCTCGATCGACCAGAAGTCCACCAACCGCAACCCGCGCTCCACCGTCGGCACCATCACCGAGGTGTACGACTACCTGCGCCTGCTGTTCGCCCGGATCGGCAAGCCGCACTGCCCGCACTGCGGCCGCCCGATCGCCCGGCAGTCGCCGCAGGCCATCGTCGACAAGGTGCTGGAGCTGCCCGAGGGCACCCGGTTCCAGGTGCTCAGCCCGGTGGTCCGGGAGCGCAAGGGCGAGTTCGTCGACCTCTTCGCCGACCTGCAGTCCAAGGGCTACGCCCGGGCCCGGGTGGACGGGCAGACCGTCCAGCTGACCGAGCCGCCGGTGCTGAAGAAGCAGGAGAAGCACACGATCGAGGTGGTCATCGACCGCCTCACCGTGAAGTCGAGCGCCAAGCGCCGGCTCACCGACTCGGTGGAGACCGCCCTCAAGCTGGCCGGCGGCATGGTGGTGCTCGACTTCGTCGACCTGGCGGAGGACGACCCCGAGCGCGAGAAGATGTTCTCGGAGCACCTCTACTGCCCGTACGACGACGCCTCCTTCGAGGAGCTGGAGCCGCGCTCCTTCTCCTTCAACTCCCCGTTCGGCGCCTGCCCGGACTGCTCGGGCCTGGGCAACCGGATGGAGGTCGACCCGGAGCTGCTCGTCCCCGACGAGGAGAAGTCGCTCGACGAGGGCGCCATCCACCCCTGGTCGCAGGGCGCCACCAAGGAGTACTTCCAGCGGCTGGTCAACGCGCTGGCCGGCGAGCTCGGCTTCCGCACCGACCTCCCGTGGGCCGGCCTGCCGGTCCGGGCGAAGAAGGCGCTGCTGTACGGCCACAAGACCCAGGTCGAGGTCCGCTACCGCAACCGCTACGGGCGCGACCGCTCGTACACCACCGCCTTCGAGGGCGTCGTCCCGTTCGTGACGCGCCGGCACTCCGAGTCGGAGAGCGACGCGGGCCGCGAGCGCTTCGAGGGCTACATGCGCGAGGTGCCCTGCCCGACCTGCAAGGGCACCCGGCTCAAGCCGGTGGTGCTGGCCGTCACGGTGATGGACCGCTCGATCGCCGAGGTCTCCGCGATGTCGATCAGCGACTGCGCGGACTTCCTGGGCGAGCTGCGGCTGGACCGGCGGGACAAGCAGATCGCCGAGCGGGTGCTCAAGGAGGTGCTGGAGCGGCTGCGCTTCCTGGTCGACGTCGGCCTCGACTACCTCTCGCTCAACCGCGCCGCGGGGACGCTCTCCGGCGGCGAGGCCCAGCGGATCAGGCTCGCCACCCAGATCGGCTCCGGCCTGGTCGGCGTGCTGTACGTGCTGGACGAGCCGTCCATCGGCCTGCACCAGCGCGACAACCACCGCCTGATCGAGACCCTGGTCCGGCTGCGCGACATCGGCAACACGCTGATCGTCGTCGAGCACGACGAGGACACCATCAAGACCGCCGACTGGATCGTCGACATCGGCCCCGGCGCCGGCGAGCACGGCGGCAAGGTGGTGCACTCCGGCTCGCTGAAGGAGCTGCTGGCCAACGAGGAGTCGCTGACCGGCCAGTACCTGTCCGGCAAGCGCGCCATCCCGATCCCGGCGGCCCGCCGCCCGCGGGACAAGAAGCGCCAGCTGGTGGTGCACGGCGCCCGCGAGCACAACCTCAAGGACGTCACGGTCGCCTTCCCGCTGGGCACCTTCACGGCCGTCACCGGCGTCTCCGGCTCCGGCAAGTCCACGCTGGTCAACGACATCCTGTACGCGCACCTGGCCCGCGAGCTGAACGGCGCCCGCAGCGTCCCCGGCCGGCACACCCGGATCACCGGCACCGACCTGGTCGACAAGGTGGTGCACGTCGACCAGTCGCCGATCGGCCGCACCCCGCGCTCCAACCCGGCCACCTACACCGGCGTCTTCGACCACGTGCGCAAGCTGTTCGCGGAGACTCAGGAGGCCAAGGTCCGCGGCTACCTGCCCGGCCGGTTCTCGTTCAACGTCAAGGGCGGCCGCTGCGAGAACTGCTCCGGCGACGGCACCATCAAGATCGAGATGAACTTCCTGCCGGACGTCTACGTCCCCTGCGAGGTCTGCCACGGCGACCGCTACAACCGGGAGACGCTGGAGGTCCACTACAAGGGCAAGTCCATCGCCGAGGTGCTGAACATGCCGATCGAGGAGGCGCTCGACTTCTTCGAGGCCGTCCCCGCGATCGCCCGCCACCTCAAGACGCTCAAGGAGGTCGGCCTCGGCTACGTCCGGCTCGGCCAGCCCGCGACCACGCTCTCCGGCGGCGAGGCCCAGCGCGTCAAGCTCTCCGCCGAGCTGCAGAAGCGCTCCACCGGGCGGACGGTCTACGTCCTGGACGAGCCCACCACCGGCCTGCACTTCGAGGACATCAGCAAGCTGATCAAGGTCCTGGAGGGGCTGGTCGACAAGGGCAACACCGTCATCGTCATCGAGCACAACCTCGACGTCATCAAGACCGCCGACTGGCTGGTCGACATGGGTCCCGAGGGCGGCTCCGGCGGCGGCAGCGTGGTCGTCGAGGGCACTCCGGAGGAGGTCGCGGCCGCCACCGCCAGCCACACCGGCAAGTTCCTGCGCGACATCCTGCCGGGCGTCTCGGACGCGGCGCCCGCGGCGAAGCGCCGCAAGAAGTAG
- a CDS encoding maleylpyruvate isomerase family mycothiol-dependent enzyme codes for MSDATTAAAAAAEQLRATAESTELLLHTLAELEPAQLPEPSGLPGWTRGHVLTHIARNADSLVNLLTSARTGENIPQYPSPEARDADIEAGAGRPLAEQVADVRASQQRFQDAAALLAPEHWTVPLTHRSGYVFPAWQLPVKRLAELEYHHVDLNAGYTPAHWPEPFAVAEFRRLGAHFGDLPGLPAVLLVAEDAGLEARLGGGDGGDGDKPGLVAEGPVRALTGWLSGRSNGDGLQVHRGDEGLVDPRTALPELPPMG; via the coding sequence ATGAGCGACGCCACCACCGCAGCCGCCGCAGCCGCCGAGCAGCTGCGGGCCACCGCGGAGAGCACCGAACTGCTGCTGCACACCCTCGCCGAGCTGGAGCCCGCGCAGCTGCCCGAGCCGTCCGGACTGCCCGGCTGGACCCGCGGGCACGTGCTGACCCACATCGCCCGCAACGCGGACTCGCTGGTCAACCTCCTCACCAGCGCCCGCACCGGCGAGAACATTCCGCAGTACCCGAGCCCGGAGGCCCGGGACGCCGACATCGAGGCCGGCGCCGGGCGCCCGCTGGCCGAGCAGGTCGCCGACGTCCGGGCCAGCCAGCAGCGCTTCCAGGACGCCGCCGCCCTGCTGGCGCCCGAGCACTGGACCGTCCCGCTCACCCACCGCTCCGGCTACGTCTTCCCGGCCTGGCAGCTGCCGGTGAAGCGGCTCGCCGAGCTGGAGTACCACCACGTCGACCTGAACGCCGGCTACACCCCGGCGCACTGGCCGGAGCCGTTCGCGGTCGCCGAGTTCCGGCGGCTGGGCGCGCACTTCGGCGACCTGCCGGGCCTGCCCGCCGTGCTGCTGGTCGCCGAGGACGCCGGGCTGGAGGCCCGGCTCGGCGGCGGCGACGGCGGCGACGGCGACAAGCCCGGGCTGGTCGCGGAGGGCCCGGTGCGGGCGCTCACCGGCTGGCTGTCCGGCCGCTCGAACGGGGACGGCCTGCAGGTCCACCGCGGTGACGAGGGCCTGGTCGACCCCCGCACGGCGCTGCCCGAGCTCCCCCCGATGGGATGA
- a CDS encoding MBL fold metallo-hydrolase, with the protein MTYHGAVKVGGAPDVRELAHLIVTKVAVGPHDNNAYLLRCRATDEQLLIDAAADAPVLLETVGPRLAAVVTTHRHRDHWGALAEVVAVTGARTVAGRIDAEGIDVPTDLPLEDGSVLRFGQIELTVRHLVGHTPGAIVLVYDDPQGHPHLFTGDCLFPGGVGNTWGDPAAFDSLLRDVTEKIFDRLPDETWVYPGHGDDTTLGAERPHLPEWRERGW; encoded by the coding sequence ATGACGTACCACGGAGCGGTGAAGGTCGGCGGGGCGCCGGACGTCCGGGAGCTGGCCCACCTGATCGTCACCAAGGTGGCGGTCGGCCCGCACGACAACAACGCCTACCTGCTGCGCTGCCGGGCCACCGACGAGCAGCTGCTGATCGACGCCGCCGCCGACGCCCCGGTGCTGCTGGAGACCGTCGGCCCCCGGCTGGCCGCGGTGGTCACCACCCACCGGCACCGCGACCACTGGGGCGCGCTGGCCGAGGTGGTGGCCGTCACCGGGGCCCGCACCGTGGCCGGGCGGATCGACGCGGAGGGCATCGACGTGCCCACCGACCTCCCGCTGGAGGACGGCTCGGTGCTCCGGTTCGGGCAGATCGAGCTGACCGTCCGCCACCTGGTGGGCCACACCCCGGGCGCGATCGTGCTGGTCTACGACGACCCGCAGGGCCACCCGCACCTGTTCACCGGCGACTGCCTGTTCCCCGGCGGGGTGGGCAACACCTGGGGCGACCCGGCCGCCTTCGACTCGCTCCTCCGGGACGTCACCGAGAAGATCTTCGACCGGCTCCCGGACGAGACCTGGGTCTACCCCGGCCACGGCGACGACACCACGCTGGGCGCCGAGCGCCCGCACCTGCCGGAGTGGCGCGAGCGCGGCTGGTGA
- a CDS encoding TerC family protein, with protein MDVSAGLWAGTIAVLIALIVADFFIGGRKPHEVSVKEAGIWTAVWVALAALFGGFLWWHGGGKPAGEFFAGYITEKSLSVDNLFVFILIMGKFAVPRIYQQRVLMFGVIIALVLRAVFIAGGAALVSEFSWVFYFFGAFLVWTAWKLIKEARADEEEEFEENRLLKSVQRRVPATGDYRGTKLFVRENGRRLVTPMLIVMLAIGTTDVLFALDSIPAIFGLTQDPYIVFTANAFALMGLRQLYFLIGGLLKKLVHLSYGLSVILGFIGVKLVLHALHESGVHVPEISIPVSLAFIVLTLAVTTVTSLVAAKKQAAEEAAEPEKIDA; from the coding sequence ATGGACGTATCCGCGGGCCTGTGGGCCGGCACCATCGCGGTGCTGATCGCCCTGATCGTGGCCGACTTCTTCATCGGCGGCCGCAAGCCGCACGAGGTCTCCGTCAAGGAGGCCGGCATCTGGACGGCGGTCTGGGTGGCGCTGGCCGCGCTGTTCGGCGGCTTCCTCTGGTGGCACGGCGGCGGGAAGCCGGCCGGTGAGTTCTTCGCCGGCTACATCACCGAGAAGTCGCTCAGCGTCGACAACCTGTTCGTGTTCATCCTGATCATGGGCAAGTTCGCGGTGCCGAGGATCTACCAGCAGCGGGTGCTGATGTTCGGCGTGATCATCGCCCTGGTGCTGCGGGCGGTCTTCATCGCCGGTGGTGCGGCGCTGGTCTCCGAGTTCTCCTGGGTGTTCTACTTCTTCGGCGCCTTCCTGGTCTGGACGGCCTGGAAGCTGATCAAGGAGGCCCGGGCCGACGAGGAGGAGGAGTTCGAGGAGAACCGCCTGCTCAAGTCGGTCCAGCGGCGCGTCCCGGCCACCGGCGACTACCGCGGCACCAAGCTCTTCGTCCGGGAGAACGGCCGCCGGCTGGTCACCCCGATGCTGATCGTGATGCTGGCGATCGGCACCACCGACGTGCTGTTCGCGCTGGACTCGATCCCGGCCATCTTCGGCCTCACCCAGGACCCGTACATCGTCTTCACCGCCAACGCCTTCGCGCTGATGGGCCTGCGCCAGCTGTACTTCCTGATCGGCGGCCTGCTGAAGAAGCTGGTCCACCTCTCCTACGGCCTGTCGGTGATCCTCGGCTTCATCGGCGTCAAGCTGGTGCTGCACGCGCTGCACGAGAGCGGCGTGCACGTGCCGGAGATCAGCATCCCGGTCTCGCTGGCCTTCATCGTGCTGACCCTGGCGGTCACCACCGTCACCAGCCTGGTCGCCGCGAAGAAGCAGGCGGCCGAGGAGGCCGCGGAGCCGGAGAAGATCGACGCCTGA
- a CDS encoding TerD family protein — translation MSVNLAKGQSVSLLKSTGETLSVVRMGLGWKSAPGKRGFFSRRPKEIDLDASALLYDGKVMSDVVFFSHLVSNEGSVRHTGDNLVGGAGAGGDDESIMVDLTKVPRRVTQIVFTVSSYTGQNFMEVQNAHCRLVDETTGKELARYELTGGGPHTGQIMAKVERDGEGGWKMTAIGAPASGRTFRDMLPFIEPFL, via the coding sequence GTGTCCGTGAACCTGGCCAAGGGCCAGAGCGTGAGCCTGTTGAAGTCCACCGGCGAGACTCTGTCCGTGGTCCGGATGGGCCTCGGATGGAAGTCGGCCCCCGGCAAGCGCGGCTTCTTCAGCCGCCGCCCCAAGGAGATCGACCTCGACGCGTCCGCCCTGCTGTACGACGGCAAGGTGATGAGCGACGTGGTGTTCTTCTCCCACCTGGTCAGCAACGAGGGCTCGGTCCGGCACACCGGCGACAACCTGGTCGGCGGGGCCGGGGCGGGCGGCGACGACGAGAGCATCATGGTCGACCTGACCAAGGTGCCCCGCCGGGTCACCCAGATCGTCTTCACCGTCAGCTCGTACACCGGCCAGAACTTCATGGAGGTCCAGAACGCCCACTGCCGGCTGGTCGACGAGACCACCGGCAAGGAGCTGGCCCGCTACGAGCTGACCGGCGGCGGGCCGCACACCGGGCAGATCATGGCCAAGGTCGAGCGGGACGGCGAGGGCGGCTGGAAGATGACCGCGATCGGCGCCCCCGCCAGCGGCCGCACCTTCCGGGACATGCTGCCCTTCATCGAGCCCTTCCTCTGA
- the uvrB gene encoding excinuclease ABC subunit UvrB translates to MRPITSIERSVAPFEVVSPYQPNGDQPAAIAELERRVRAGEKDVVLLGATGTGKSATTAWMIEKLQRPTLVMAPNKTLAAQLANEFRELLPNNAVEYFVSYYDYYQPEAYVPQTDTYIEKDSSINEEVERLRHSATNSLLTRRDVIVVASVSCIYGLGTPQEYVDRMVRLKVGEEVDRDALLRRFVDIQYTRNDLAFTRGTFRVRGDTIEIFPVYEELAVRIEMFGDEIEALYTLHPLTGEVISQDDSIHVFPASHYVAGPERMERAITGIEAELEQSLARMEKQGKLLEAQRLRMRTTYDIEMLRQIGTCSGVENYSMHFDGREPGSPPNTLLDYFPDDFLLVIDESHVTVPQIGAMYEGDASRKRTLVEHGFRLPSAMDNRPLKWEEFQERIGQTVYLSATPGKYELARGDGQVEQIIRPTGLIDPEVIVKPTEGQIDDLVHEIRQRVEKDERVLVTTLTKKMAEDLTDYFLGLDIRVRYLHSDVDTLRRIELLRELRAGEYDVLVGINLLREGLDLPEVSLVAILDADKEGFLRSGTSLIQTIGRAARNVSGQVHMYADKITPAMDLAISETNRRRAVQQAYNEEHGIDPQPLRKKIGDLLSTMAGEDVDTEELLATGYRQQGKGKAPVPALGIDRKPAKSLPAAELAELIQNMTDRMHTAAAELQFEVAARLRDEVKELKRELRQMREAGMA, encoded by the coding sequence GTGCGTCCCATCACGAGTATCGAGCGGTCCGTGGCGCCCTTCGAGGTCGTCAGTCCCTACCAGCCCAACGGTGACCAGCCGGCGGCCATCGCCGAGCTGGAGCGCCGCGTCCGCGCCGGCGAGAAGGACGTCGTCCTGCTCGGCGCGACCGGCACCGGCAAGTCGGCCACCACGGCCTGGATGATCGAGAAGCTGCAGCGCCCCACCCTGGTGATGGCGCCGAACAAGACGCTGGCCGCCCAGCTGGCGAACGAGTTCCGCGAGCTGCTGCCGAACAACGCGGTCGAGTACTTCGTCTCGTACTACGACTACTACCAGCCCGAGGCGTACGTCCCGCAGACGGACACCTACATCGAGAAGGACTCCTCGATCAACGAGGAGGTCGAGCGGCTGCGCCACTCCGCCACCAACAGCCTGCTCACCCGGCGGGACGTGATCGTGGTGGCCTCGGTCTCCTGCATCTACGGCCTCGGCACCCCGCAGGAGTACGTGGACCGGATGGTCCGGCTCAAGGTCGGCGAGGAGGTCGACCGGGACGCCCTGCTGCGCCGCTTCGTCGACATCCAGTACACCCGCAACGACCTGGCGTTCACCCGCGGCACCTTCCGGGTCCGCGGCGACACGATCGAGATCTTCCCGGTGTACGAGGAGCTCGCCGTCCGGATCGAGATGTTCGGCGACGAGATCGAGGCGCTGTACACGCTGCACCCGCTGACCGGCGAGGTGATCAGCCAGGACGACTCGATCCACGTCTTCCCCGCCTCGCACTACGTGGCCGGCCCGGAGCGGATGGAGCGGGCGATCACCGGGATCGAGGCCGAGCTGGAGCAGAGCCTGGCCCGGATGGAGAAGCAGGGCAAGCTGCTGGAGGCCCAGCGGCTGCGGATGCGCACCACGTACGACATCGAGATGCTCCGCCAGATCGGCACCTGCTCGGGCGTCGAGAACTACTCGATGCACTTCGACGGCCGCGAGCCCGGCTCCCCGCCGAACACCCTGCTCGACTACTTCCCGGACGACTTCCTGCTGGTCATCGACGAGTCGCACGTCACCGTCCCGCAGATCGGCGCGATGTATGAGGGGGACGCCTCGCGCAAGCGCACGCTGGTCGAGCACGGCTTCCGGCTCCCCTCGGCGATGGACAACCGGCCGCTGAAGTGGGAGGAGTTCCAGGAGCGGATCGGCCAGACCGTCTACCTGTCGGCCACCCCGGGCAAGTACGAGCTGGCCCGCGGCGACGGCCAGGTCGAGCAGATCATCCGCCCGACCGGCCTGATCGACCCCGAGGTGATCGTCAAGCCGACCGAGGGCCAGATCGACGACCTGGTGCACGAGATCCGGCAGCGGGTGGAGAAGGACGAGCGGGTCCTGGTCACCACGCTCACCAAGAAGATGGCCGAGGACCTCACCGACTACTTCCTCGGCCTCGACATCCGGGTCCGCTACCTGCACAGCGACGTCGACACCCTGCGCCGGATCGAGCTGCTGCGCGAGCTGCGGGCCGGCGAGTACGACGTGCTGGTCGGCATCAACCTGCTGCGCGAGGGCCTCGACCTGCCCGAGGTCTCGCTGGTGGCGATCCTGGACGCGGACAAGGAGGGCTTCCTGCGCTCCGGCACCTCGCTGATCCAGACCATCGGCCGCGCGGCGCGCAACGTGTCCGGCCAGGTGCACATGTACGCGGACAAGATCACCCCGGCGATGGACCTGGCGATCAGCGAGACCAACCGCCGGCGCGCCGTCCAGCAGGCGTACAACGAGGAGCACGGGATCGACCCGCAGCCGCTGCGGAAGAAGATCGGCGACCTGCTCTCCACCATGGCGGGGGAGGACGTCGACACCGAGGAGCTGCTCGCCACCGGGTACCGGCAGCAGGGCAAGGGCAAGGCGCCGGTCCCGGCGCTGGGCATCGACCGCAAGCCCGCCAAGAGCCTGCCCGCGGCCGAGCTCGCCGAGCTGATCCAGAACATGACCGACCGGATGCACACCGCCGCGGCCGAGCTGCAGTTCGAGGTGGCGGCCCGGCTGCGGGACGAGGTCAAGGAGCTCAAGCGCGAGCTGCGGCAGATGCGCGAGGCCGGGATGGCCTGA